The following DNA comes from Bathymodiolus thermophilus thioautotrophic gill symbiont.
AGAAGATTATTACAACACACAAAACTGGTGAGGTTTATGAGATTGATAGTAACCCAATTCAATATTCAGATGATAAAGATGCAAGATGGACATTTAAGGCGGGAAAATACACTTATGGATATTCATCAGTAGTAACAACTGATGCCAATGGATTAATTAACAAAGCCACTACGCACCCTGCTAATGATAGTGAAATGACTCATTTTGAAGAAAATGTTAAACAGGTAGGCAATCAAAAAGGCGTAAGCGTTTTATACGACAAAGGAGCAGCCTCTCAAGCTAATAGTGAAGCACTTAAAGCACAAAAGTTAAGAGATGGTATTATGCGCAAAAAACCCAAAGGCAAGCAAATGAGTCATTGGCATAAATTACGCAATAAAGCAATCAGCAAAAGAAGGTTTGTGGTTGAACGCACCTTTGGTACGCTCAAACGCACTTATGGTTTGGCAAGAAGTCGTTATATTGGTTTAGAGAAAGTTGCCAGCGAAGTTAATCTTAAAGCTATTGCTTATAATCTAGTTAGAGCGGCGAATGTTTATATTAACAAGGGATTAAATACAGCCTAGGGATTATTGTGTCTTTTTTGTGGAAACAGTACAAAAAAGAGTAAAAAATGAGCGATTTATAGTTGATATTGATGATTTTTTTAATGAAAGCTGGGTTTTATATATTTTTTGACTTTGAAAAGTCAAAAATTGAGGGTTTTGGGTTTTGATGGTCGGTTTTAGGGTGCTATGCAGGGGTCTTTATTGCCATTAAAAATACATTTAGAGACCTTTGCATAAATATAAATAATCATCAAGAAT
Coding sequences within:
- a CDS encoding IS5 family transposase, whose product is MRVKTTQEQTFADSFINIPNSQLDIINKVIDWEVIAKDLSHIKVDYSAVSLFKALLIGTWHNLSDEKLADSLSRDLVFINFCNFSLSGNKPDATTIGRFRTKLIKQNLFDRLLSSINLMLENNQLKLSNDKHVAMDATLIQSARRTKKIITTHKTGEVYEIDSNPIQYSDDKDARWTFKAGKYTYGYSSVVTTDANGLINKATTHPANDSEMTHFEENVKQVGNQKGVSVLYDKGAASQANSEALKAQKLRDGIMRKKPKGKQMSHWHKLRNKAISKRRFVVERTFGTLKRTYGLARSRYIGLEKVASEVNLKAIAYNLVRAANVYINKGLNTA